TTTTATCTTCTAGAATCAAAATTCAGATTCCCAATGGATAATAAAGCTACCTTAACCCTTCGATCCAACCAGGAAATGGTTCAGAAAGAGTGCTGGTGATCATCGTGGGACGGATGATGACAAGAGGAAGACTTTCTCTATGGTTACCAATAAGCATCTCTCCCATTGATTTGGTGAAAACATATGTGTTTGGCCATCCATGGAGCTTTGCCCTAATAATCAACATACTTACGAAATTATATCTCATCGATCAAATCTGATAAGTACAAAGGACTTTTTTAATCATCAACAACACTCACCTTTCCATTCCGAGTTCCTTCATGGAGAGAGTAATGTCTTCATCTGAACAATCTTGGTCATGGAGCTCTTTTAATCTTTTCTTCATCAAATccatttcaaagtttatatcCAATTGATGACCAGCTTCGTTACGAATCTCTTCCATTGCGAATGGTTTTTCACGTAGGAGACCAGACTTTTCTCCACAAACATAAGCTAAAGAAACATACACGACTATAAGTTTCAGAAAACATATCACAGAAATAAACATTGAAATAATTTCCTTAAAGGAAACTAGATGAATAAACGTACGTAAAACACTCACCCGTTGAGACATGGAGAAGCAATTGTGCTTTAACACATTTTTTGGCGAAGTTAAGGACATTGAGAGCTCCAAATGTGTTGATTTCAAGCCCAACGTCATATCTTTTTCATATGCAACATTAATGACACAATTTTAGTCTGATTTAAAAAGCAAATGTCTTGTAGCTAGTACCTTTCGTCAAAGTTTGTTGTGGCTGCGACATTTACAACAATATCAATTTCTTTTTGCATACGTTCTCTGAGATTAGAGTCTTTCACGCCAAAACAATCGGTCGAAATATCACCTGCTACCGGGACAACTTTTTCAGACAACAATGTATTCAAATTCTCTTCGCCAATATTCTCTCTCAACACCTTGAAAAGATCTTTCTCAAACACCtgttatgtatgtatatatcatGAAACAAATCAGACTAATAAACATCAAGAAATGAACCCACTCCTTTCATATACGAATATTTGTTCGTtcacatatatattatgtagTGAGTTAGGTTTTCTTAATATATCACCTCTGCTCGTAAGCGTTTCATCGCAGCTTCACTGTCGGATGCCCTCACCACAAGGTACAGCTTTTTCACATTTGGTTGTACTCTCAGAATTTTCTCgacaaaaactaataaaagttaATGATAATTATGTGTCAGGTGATAATAGTGAGCTACTCCATAAAATTTAcaccaaaagagaaaaaaatagtgaGTTACTCCATTTCATGTATGAATACTACCTGAAATggttatatataaactaaatgcACATTAAATATACGGATAGTATGATACTTCTACTAagtgtgttatatatatatatagtaaagattttttttcaaagaaaaacgATTAAAAGTTAATCGAGATTTTGAAGGAAATTAATATGTGCCAATcctgattttattttttctccaaACTTCAAGCAAATTCATTAGTCAGTCTTAACGTATCTTAGACGAAGTTGATTAGAATTAACCATAAGCAAAcagaaaaattaaagaaacatacCTTTGGCAAGGAAACCGGTAGCGCCGGTGACAAGAATAGTCTTGTTTTGGAGAAATTGAACACAGTTAAATTCCATCATTTGGGAGAGTAAGAAGAAATGACAAATAAGTCTGTGACAGAAATCTTTTGGAGAGCAATATTATTTATAGCAGTACGTGATAAGAAAGACAATAACGCCCTCCACTTATCATtgcttttctaaaatttaaaaactatttaagaTGTAGAAATAAGAAAACCACAAATTGTCCAAAGTCCTTTAACCTTATTAAAACATAGTATACAATATACTCCCTATACTTACGATATTTGGCCAAATTTTGCTAAAGTGTAGGGTGAGGTCTCGTTTTGTTCTAAAATGCATTACTAGTTCAAACAATtctaatgcaaaaaaaaaaaagagaaaattactAGAATGTATAAGAAAAGTTGATTTATTACTAGAGTATCatacatcttttaaaaattaatagaatgTTTGGATACCCCTAGTAAATGACAATAAAGAcatttggttagttttttttttaattgaaattatttttaaacattaaatccACATCACTAATTAAATATACACATCATCATAATAGAAACCAAACCGtctcttcttcatcataactacatagaagtaaaaaaaaaaaaactaactaaaaacATTGTCTTTGTCATCTCGAAGAAGGAACCGCGAGGATACTCCCACTCTCCGTCATCGACATTGTCTGTGTTTACTTCCTCTTCCCCGAACTAACTCTCTGTCGTGATACTCTGTTTTCTCCGTTATCGTCGTGCCCGAAATCGTCGTCTTCAATCGTTTGTACGATATCGTCTTCGCCGCCGTGTTCGCCGCATTCTTATCTACGAGTTCGTCTTTTCGGGTAGGATATCGCGacgttatatattatattttgttgcgACTGAGATAGGGTTATGTTGTTGTTGTGATATGGTTTTGTTGAGGGTTTTGTTGCGTCTGAGTTAGGGTTTTGTTGCGACTGAGTTATCGCTGTGTCGTGACTAAGTTAATGTtatgttgtggctgagttacttttatgttgtggctgagttactGTTATGTTGTGACTCAATTATTTAAGCATTTTGTGGCTGAGTTATTGTTATAGTACATATGTGTTATTGTTATCTTGTGGCTGATTTATTGTTGGGTtatatgatcagatggatgttgCTGAAGTTAAATCATGGGATTACCCTCCAAGACTTTACCCTGAAGGATCTTCTAACCtggaaaaaaaagatattaatcACAATTTCCGTCTAGGAAATTTCCCCCACATTAGAGAAACAATTGGACTTCATGTATGGGAAGAAATGGTGAACTCTCCCATTGGAATAGTTGCTAGGCTAGCTGGATGCGAAAGCGTATGGTCTGGTAGGACCGTACACTATCTACTATGTAGACAGCTGCGAGTACATAAGAGGTAAATATGGTGTCTCGTGGTTGATGAGGCTATCAGGTTTAGCTTGCTCGAGTTTGGTGAGATCACTGGGTTAAACACAGGTCCATTGCCAACAGAAAGGTTTGAACCTGATCAATACAAAGAGTTTTGGGAGGAGTTGAAGGTGCCGCTTGGGATGGGACCCAAGTTAGATGAACTGAAGGAAGCATTAGCGTTCTGTCCGCTTTGGAGTTTTGAAAAGCGTAAGTGGTTAGGGCTGCTACTTCTTCAAGTCATGGGAGTCTATTGTTTGCATCACCATTCAAGGATACCTTTTGAAAGTGCAATAAGGGTATTCGACGATGAAGCCATGGGGTCGGACTGCATACGAAGTTCTCATTGACTCTATTAAAACGTTGGCTCCAGAAGGAGGGTCATACACAATAAGCGGCATGACCGTCGCGTTATTGATTTGGGCGTATGAATCGTCGTCTGCTTCGGTGAGAATTTTGGGAGGGTGGTGAATAATGAAGACGTTTCGCTTTTGCGATGGGGTGGAAAGCGTACACGTGCAAGTTTTGATAACTTGTTGGCTGCCGAAATCAAAGAGCATGGCGAGGTAAGGTTTAACGctgagtttttagttttttgatggctgatttattatatttgatGGCTGATTCATTATTTTGATGGATGAGTTATGTGTTATAACCTGGTGTTGCAGGTGCGTGTGAGGAGAATTGTTTTGAAGGACTCAATTGAAGAGATGTATCCTAAATGGCCGGGTGAACCTGACGACCCATAACTCGTTAGCTTGATAACAGACATACATGCAGGTAGATTTGTGAAAAGTTTTTGGGAAGTGCATGGGAATACACAGGGTAATGCGCAGGGGAAGgggaatgagaagaagaagaaaatgaagggTGGAGTTTCGTCAGAAGCTGAGCCACCCActaagaagcagaagaaagttAAGACACAGAATGAGTCTGAAGTTGCTGCAGCGGGAAAGGGTTTTAGCGAGAAGGAAGGTAGCAAAGATTTGGAGTTGGAGAACAAAGCGACTCTGAGGACCATTGTGAGTACTCTGGATAATATTTCCAGGAAATTTGAGCAGTTTGACTCACAGTTGGAAGCTTACGAGTTAGACCGGAACATACCATTGATGGACCAAAAGACCATTGATGACAGCGTGAAAGCTTTACTGGAGGAGCGTCTGAAAGTGTTGGGAGTTGGGAAAATTCCCGAAAACAATGATAACCCCTCTCCACCATCAGCAGATAAATCTTTAACGTTGGCATCACCGCGTGTTCAAACGCAGCAGAATTCTGTCAATAGTCCAGCGTTAGCTGCGACTCCTGGTAAGGTTTTTGGACCGAAAAAGAATTTGGCAAAGGTGCTTGATAAGGAATAAAAGGACTTTGGCTGAGGAGTTTGGTAGTGTCGCTAAAGCTACTGATCTTGATAGTCAACATGTTGATTTCGTATTAGTTTCTCCTTCAAAGGCTACTAAGGATGATAAGGATGCTAAGGTTCCAGCCTATGGACGCGGCTGCAGGGGCAAACATATTGTTAAGGGTGAGGAAGccgatgagaagaaaaaagcaGCGCAGGCAGATGCTTCGTttaagaggaaggagaaggctGAGGCTAAGAAAAAAGCGACTGAGGCTAAGAAAAAAGCGACTGAAGCTAAGAAAAAAGAGGCTAAGGCTAAGAAAAAAGAGGTTgaagataagaaaaaagaggctgagggtaagaagaaacaaaaggCTGTGGGTAAGAAAAAAGAGGATGTGCTAAAGAAGCGAAAACAGGCTGAGTCAAAGAACAAAGAGGTGACTCCATATGGAGAGGACAGTGTATTTGCTGATGTGACTAACGAAGTTGTTGGAGGAGAGAACGAATTCGCGCCGGAGTCTGACGTCGAGGGATCTAAACTGGTTAGATCTGCCATAATTAAGGAATATCGGGAGAAAAGTGTTCAGTTAACTCCAAAAGGGTTTTTTCAAAGGCGGCAGTTTCTTCACCAGCAGTTTTTCCGTATGTAGGAGAGAATGGAACGGCGTGCGTGAGGAAAACTGTTACTCCTTCATCAGTAATATATGACCCTCTAGCACCTGTTGATCCGGTGCTACTCGAAAAACTGATGCAACACATTAAGGAAATTCCACCCAAACCACCAGCACCAGCAGATAAACCAGCAGTTCTCTCCGCTGATCATGAGGGTGATTTCTACAGCATACTCATCCATGAAAGACCGTGGCCGGAAAAGGAATATGGAGGGGTGTTTGATAATGTAAGTCTTTAGtgcggctgagttatatattaattttattatattgcggctgagttatatatttgattacggCTGACTTACATATTCTTTTagtacggctgagttatatattatattacggctgacttacatattcttttattatatCACGACTGActtgttaatattatttgtatagCTTGTCGTTGCGTATTTGACCGTCCTCATTAAAAGGTCCGTGCGAAATCCCACTCCATTCTGGTCCAAGCGGATTGCCTTGTTGACCTTTGGTGGCAAAGTTTTTTGATTCACGATTTCACTCAGTTCAAGATAAAACCTAGTATGTTCAATTTCAAAGTCAATGGTTTTGAAAAATATGGTAAAGGGTAAGCTTCCCGATCACTGTCCAACAAACTTGAAGTGGTATGAAGATGTGGATCACTTGTACGGATGTCTTCAAACCGGCGGAAATCACTGGGTTGCGTATCATGTGgatctgaagaaggagaagattgaTTGCTACGATCCAATCTTTGGAGAGGTAACACACGGAAGTGAGCAGAGAATTCTAAATTCATTTAAACCGCTGATGCACATGATTCCGTATATGTTGAGTGAGCATATTCCTGCAAATATCCGAGCCCCTAGTAAGAAGAAGTTCTCATTCAGAAGGAGGAGCAAAAGATGCACTCCACAAAACACCCAGATTGGCGATTGCGGGGTGTATTCGTTGAAGTTTGTGGAGTGTCTAGCGCTTGGTGTAACGTTTGATGGGATAAACGATAAAATATTCAAGGTTTACGGATGAAGATGGCAGCAGAGATCCTCGATGAGGAAGGAAATTATGTGATGAGCAGTTGGCTGCCTAATTGAACATGTGTTTGTTAGTTTGTACTTGACTTATGCTGTTGTTTTGTACTCGACTAATGTTATTTTGTACTTTATTAAGTATTTGACTCAGTCTTATCGTTTTTATAACCAAGTCGTGTCGTAAATGTGTAACTCAGCCTTACCCCAAACATACCCTAGAATcgtaaaatgtttatataactcagTCGTATCGATTAGTATAAGTCAGCCGTTACGATATTACAACTCAgccatacctcaaacataccctagaatcaaaaaaaattaaatgtttatactttaaaatgttaaattgaaaCTCCAATTATAAATTTGAAGTGAATATATAATCAACTGAATGTGTCTTCTTTATTGAATTTACGAGTTTAGAATCAATCATGATCTTGAggtatatgtttttttacaaTTACTCATAGTTTAACTGATATATATAATGTGTGAGCATAATTCAAAACTCATAAACGAGTATTGTGTTATTTATTATGAATgcacatttttataatatttcttgcaccataaaccctaaaccctaaataagcaaccctaaaccctaaataagcaaacctaaaccctaaataagaaaccctaaaccctaaactccattTACTAAGTCAGCCATAAATGTTAAAGTAACTCAGCCATAAAGTGTAACTTAATCTTGACGTTTGGCGGgaaaaagataattgattattgggAAATTTTAACTCGAGGCGTTTGACGTTCTGtacctctctatatattgtctCCTCTCTTacacctttctctctctaggaaAAACCTAAACAATATCTCTTTATCCCCATCAAAAGTTATGCCAATTGTTCCTGGTTATTCAACGATGTTAGAGAACAGTGTCAATACGATACTAAGCTCTGCAAATCGTGAAAACCTCCCTCTTCTATACCATGGTCCGAGAGAATTGCTTGACACAACCAATACTATCTGGTTCAAATTCTTAAGTGATCTCTCCCTCGTCATCCCGTCGATTCTTGCAGAAGGATGGGTTCAAGATTGGCCGACATACCGTGCCATTCCCGATCATTTGAAGGAACGCTGGTTAAATCAACTCGCTGTAAGAACAATTTGTCCACTTAAATTGGCAGCATAGCGTCGctgagttatttttattttgtgttctcaacagttttgtaatcttttttgttgtagcgcaaAAACACGTGGGATCGAAGGCATAATTCGACACTTTGGACACCTTTTAATCTTGTGGCCAGAACGCTATTTCGTTGCCAGAACGCTATTTCGTTGCCAGATGCGCCATTTGAAGAGAACTTGGGCAAACGGAGGCGACAAGCCTCCGTGGATGTTAACAAGAGTTTGGTGTGATCTCGTCCACATGTCTGAAGAGTTTGGTCCTGACAATTTTGGTTTCTGAAAGTGATGCCTTGTCTATATTTTGAGTCTGATAATTTCGGTTCCTGAAAGTAAACACGTCGaattcaaatttcttttatgttaagtactataactcagccataatgTGAATATAATTCAGCCGTATCAGTTAAAATAACTCAGCCAGGACGTATAAGGTAACTCAGCTGTGAATGTTAGCTCACTGACAACTTTAAGTTAACTCAGCCAAAATGTATAAGGTAACTCAGTTGTGAATGTTAGTTAAACATAAACCCAGCCATAAGTGACTGAAACTCAGCCGTTATTAAACTAATGATAATTCAGCCATAGTAAAACACAGCCAAAACCCAGCTGTGAatgttaatataatacatttctAATGGGACATTTCCGCTTGCTTGATTGGACTGAGTTGTCGATTAATTATGGGGCGTGTGGAAAATGAAACGGCTCAAACCTAATATCGAGGCTAATTATTAAGAGTTTGAAATACACGGCTGCCACGCATGTGTCGAGGGATTTACAATATCGggacatttaaatattattatatttaataaaaaggaaattagtAAACAACGCCGTTTCATCAAAATTCCATTTAATTCCATTTTGTTTCTGAAATTGTTTTGAGAATCAAAATGTCTTCTTCAGCTTGCGTTTCAGGAAATTCTTACAGACGACGTTTGAACGCGGAAAGAGGAACGCCGAAACAATGTTGGTGTGGTGAACCCTGTTACATTTCTACATCTGGAACCGCTACAAATCCAGGAAGATTGTACTATTGCTGCAGAAAAGAATACAATAAGGTtcgttttgttttggtttttatttcgCATGTTCTGTAACGTAATACTTAGATCTGGTTATATTGTGAAAACAGAGACATTTATTCAAATGGGCGGATGAGTGTTTGGTTGAAGAGGTTGAGGATATAAAGTCACTGATAAGTGGCATGAAAAAAGACATCTCGGAATTCAGACTTAACGTTGATCGGTtagagaaagagattgaagtaatgaAGACGGCGTCTGAgggaaaaggagaagaatgtATGAGTCAGGATCAGTGTTTGAGGAATGTGGTTATTTGTGGGGTTGGAATGTCGTTACTTTCCTACTACTACTTCTTTGTTTAGTAATATTTTGTACATATAAGTCAGCCTATGTTTTATGTAACTCAGACTTAACGTATTACAGTAACTCAGCCGTCAAGTAATCTGAAAACGCATAAGGTAACTCACTCACAACTTTAAGCTAACTCAGCCAAAACGTATAAAGTAACTCACTCACCCACTTTCATTATTAATGGGACGTTTCCACTTGCTTGATTGGACTGAGTTGTCGATTAATGGTGGCGCGTGTGGAAACTATCGATATCTTTATAATATCAAGACGATTTATACTTTAACTCCGCTAACAATATGAGAATATCGAGGCTAATTATTACTCCCTCCGCTTGCTTGATTGGACTAAGTATTTAATTGATGTTTTACATGTCTGCACGCAAATTAACAAATCGGAACGTTTTGCAATGCAAGTAAATTAACCTCTTTTCGCCTGGTGTTTAATGCTAATATAACTTCATATTATGTGACCAAaactcatcctaattaaactaatgataaTTCAGccataattaaacataaattgaACCATAATTCAACTATAAATCagccaaaagaaacaataaatcAGCCGTCATAAAACCATAACTCAGCATAATTAATAACGCTGTTAATAACTCTGCATGATGTTTGTTAATGTTTGCATGATGTGTGTGCTTGAAAACAATAACTCAGCCGTGATAAAAAagtaactcagccgtaattaaactataaatcagccaaaagaaacaataaCTAAGTCTTCATTACATTAATTTGTAGTCAGACATACATAATGGCGTATCAAAGAACTTAAAAAGATAAGATTATGATAGATTACATCTTCACCAATTCCTTGTGTCCCTAATAACGCTTATCGGTTCAAAATCATGTAAGAACGTGCCaatctctttgatccagaaacagTGCTCACACATGTTGTCATCCTTAGTCATATCAATGTGCCACAAGCAGAGACATTGTCGCTCCACATGTGTTGCACATTGGCATCAGTAGAACGACAGAACATAAGCTGAAACGAACACGGCCCTATTTTGGCGGAACTCGTCAGAATGCCACAAACCCCATCCCCATTTCACAGATCGCACTAGTTTCCCTATCCTCTGAACTGATTCTCTTGGAATACCAGCAAAATACTGCCCATCACAACAAAAGATTGCTTGAGTCTTTGCATGTGTATACACAACACGCTCATATCCTGCATCTGCTGCACGCTTCATGAGAGAAAGCCCTTCTTCTTTACGGCCGAATGAGAAGAAGAATTGTACACCCTTTATATAAAGTGTGCTAGGATTTCCCTCAGCGTTGCAAGATTTCAACAACGAAGAAGGCATATTGAGTCCCCAGGGAACGGATAACACATCGTAAAAATGGTATACACCACGCCGCTCTGCTAACGCCTTCATCGACTTGGACGATGCTTTGAGGCCACAGAGATCTTGGAAGGAGTTACGGGCCACATGTTCAACCACCAACGCCTGAATT
The window above is part of the Brassica napus cultivar Da-Ae chromosome C3, Da-Ae, whole genome shotgun sequence genome. Proteins encoded here:
- the LOC106395054 gene encoding probable fatty acyl-CoA reductase 5 isoform X2, with protein sequence MMEFNCVQFLQNKTILVTGATGFLAKVFVEKILRVQPNVKKLYLVVRASDSEAAMKRLRAEVFEKDLFKVLRENIGEENLNTLLSEKVVPVAGDISTDCFGVKDSNLRERMQKEIDIVVNVAATTNFDERYDVGLEINTFGALNVLNFAKKCVKAQLLLHVSTAYVCGEKSGLLREKPFAMEEIRNEAGHQLDINFEMDLMKKRLKELHDQDCSDEDITLSMKELGMERAKLHGWPNTYVFTKSMGEMLIGNHRESLPLVIIRPTMITSTLSEPFPGWIEGLRTVDSVIVAYGKGVLKCFLVDVNSVCDMIPVDMVANAMITATATHAGGSGVHMVYHVGSSHQNPVTFGEIHEISVRYFTKSPLRSRNGSLIAVSKVRLISTMALFSLYMTLRFKLPLQLLKLIDIIYPWRSGDKYGDKNHKINMVMRLVELYEPYVLFKGIFDDRNTKSLCANQKEDETKTSKGSMFDFDPKGINWGDYLTSVHIPGLITHVLKK
- the LOC106393365 gene encoding uncharacterized protein LOC106393365, which codes for MDVAEVKSWDYPPRLYPEGSSNLEKKDINHNFRLGNFPHIRETIGLHVWEEMVNSPIGIVARLAGCESVWFSLLEFGEITGLNTGPLPTERFEPDQYKEFWEELKVPLGMGPKLDELKEALAFCPLWSFEKRYSTMKPWGRTAYEVLIDSIKTLAPEGGSYTISGMTVALLIWAYESSSASRTRASFDNLLAAEIKEHGEVRVRRIVLKDSIEEMYPKWPGRFVKSFWEVHGNTQGNAQGKGNEKKKKMKGGVSSEAEPPTKKQKKVKTQNESEVAAAGKGFSEKEGSKDLELENKATLRTIVSTLDNISRKFEQFDSQLEAYELDRNIPLMDQKTIDDSVKALLEERLKVLGVGKIPENNDNPSPPSADKSLTLASPRVQTQQNSVNSPALAATPVSPSKATKDDKDAKVPAYGRGCRGKHIVKGEEADEKKKAAQADASFKRKEKAEAKKKATEAKKKATEAKKKEAKAKKKEVEDKKKEAEGKKKQKAVGKKKEDVLKKRKQAESKNKEVTPYGEDSVFADVTNEVVGGENEFAPESDVEGSKLAAVSSPAVFPYVGENGTACVRKTVTPSSVIYDPLAPVDPVLLEKLMQHIKEIPPKPPAPADKPAVLSADHEGDFYSILIHERPWPEKEYGGVFDNGKLPDHCPTNLKWYEDVDHLYGCLQTGGNHWVAYHVDLKKEKIDCYDPIFGEVTHGSEQRILNSFKPLMHMIPYMLSEHIPANIRAPSKKKFSFRRRSKRCTPQNTQIGDCGVYSLKFVECLALGVTFDGINDKIFKVYG